Proteins co-encoded in one Afipia sp. P52-10 genomic window:
- a CDS encoding Na+/H+ antiporter subunit C: MELLLATVIGILAGSGVWLLLRPRTYQVIIGLSLISYAVNLFIFSMGRLRSGASPILTDKTGSLADFADPLPQALVLTAIVIGFATTALFLVMLLASRGLTGTDHVDGQER, translated from the coding sequence ATGGAGCTCCTGCTGGCGACTGTGATCGGCATTCTGGCCGGGTCGGGGGTGTGGCTGCTGCTCAGGCCACGGACCTACCAGGTGATCATCGGCCTGTCGTTGATCTCCTATGCCGTCAATCTCTTTATCTTCAGCATGGGGCGGCTGCGCTCCGGCGCATCGCCGATCCTGACGGATAAGACCGGCAGCCTGGCGGACTTTGCCGATCCGCTGCCGCAGGCGCTGGTCCTCACCGCCATCGTCATCGGCTTTGCGACGACAGCGCTGTTCCTCGTCATGTTGCTTGCGTCGCGCGGCCTGACGGGAACCGATCATGTCGACGGGCAGGAGCGCTGA
- a CDS encoding monovalent cation/H+ antiporter subunit A, producing MQDYVLLAILILLPFAGSVLAATFRSNARNSEAWLAGGVAFGCLVLTAAAYPTIVARGAIRSSFDWIPELGLSFSLRMDGFAWIFAMLVSGIGFLVVLYARYYMSPEDPVPRFFSFFLAFMGAMLGIVLSGNLILLVFFWELTSIFSFLLIGYWHNNAGARDGARMALTVTGIGGLALLVGVVLIGHIVGSYDLDRVLSSGDTIRGHALYVPALVLILLGALTKSAQFPFHFWLPNAMAAPTPVSAYLHSATMVKAGVFLLARLWPVLSGTPEWFWLVGLAGMASLLVGAFFAMFQHDLKGLLAYSTISHLGLITMLLSLGSPLGAVAAIFHMMNHATFKASLFMAAGIVDHATGTRDMRRLGGLFRFMPITATLAMVASASMAGVPLLNGFLSKEMFFAEAIETHVRSVLDTAQPYVAVVASTFAVTYSIRFIHSVFFGQKPTDLPHEPHEPPFWMRFPILFLVLACLIVGIAPSLTIGPFLETAVVAVLGPQTPAYSLAVWHGLNLPLIMSAVALVIGCLLYVAMRNYLHRSEEGPPLLRELNGQRIFERILVTVSWKWARSIESIVGTQRLQPQLRLLVGAAILAALLPLYRGGFGGAMPTWSGADPVLMLVWIIGACCAIGAAYQAKYHRLVALILLGGAGLTTCITFVWFSAPDLALTQLMVEVVTTVLILLGLRWLPKRQETSDGQPVTWRMRVRRHRDLAIAIAAGGGLGLVAFAVMTRSLPDTIASYFLEHAYTGGGGRNVVNVILVDFRGFDTMGEITVLAVVALSVFALLRRFRPAADSVGSPEQQRRQNAFDEAAPDRKPGDTVSDYLLVPAASMQWLFPVIVVLAVYLFLRGHDLPGGGFSAGIAIAAAFILQYMAADAKWVEERLRVLPVSWIGLGLLLAAATGLGSLLFGYPFLTSYAQYTNLPLIGAVPTATALFFDLGVLGLVVGATVLMLIALAHQSIRKGRSDRVREAAEEDA from the coding sequence ATGCAAGATTACGTATTGCTGGCAATTCTGATTCTGCTGCCGTTCGCCGGGAGCGTACTTGCCGCAACGTTTCGCTCCAATGCACGCAACTCCGAGGCATGGCTTGCCGGAGGCGTCGCCTTTGGCTGCTTGGTGCTGACCGCCGCTGCCTATCCCACCATTGTCGCCCGCGGTGCGATCCGCAGCAGCTTCGACTGGATTCCGGAGCTGGGTCTCAGTTTTTCGCTGCGGATGGACGGGTTCGCCTGGATCTTCGCGATGCTCGTCAGCGGGATCGGCTTTCTGGTCGTGCTCTACGCCCGCTATTACATGTCGCCCGAGGATCCGGTTCCGCGCTTCTTCTCCTTCTTCCTCGCCTTCATGGGGGCGATGCTCGGAATCGTGCTGTCCGGCAACTTGATTCTTCTCGTCTTCTTTTGGGAATTGACGAGCATCTTCTCCTTCCTGCTGATCGGCTACTGGCATAACAACGCCGGTGCTCGCGACGGCGCCCGCATGGCGCTGACGGTGACGGGAATCGGCGGCCTCGCCTTGCTCGTCGGTGTCGTACTGATCGGACATATCGTCGGCAGCTACGACCTCGATCGCGTGCTGTCGTCCGGTGACACCATCCGCGGGCATGCTCTCTACGTGCCGGCGCTCGTGCTCATTCTGCTCGGCGCGCTGACCAAGAGTGCGCAGTTTCCCTTTCACTTCTGGTTGCCCAATGCGATGGCCGCGCCGACGCCGGTCTCGGCCTATCTGCATTCGGCGACGATGGTGAAGGCGGGGGTGTTTCTGCTGGCGCGTTTGTGGCCGGTGCTGTCCGGAACGCCGGAATGGTTCTGGCTCGTCGGCTTGGCCGGAATGGCGTCGCTGCTGGTGGGCGCCTTCTTCGCAATGTTTCAGCATGATCTGAAAGGGCTGCTCGCCTATTCGACCATCAGCCATCTCGGGCTGATCACGATGCTGCTCAGCCTCGGCAGTCCGCTCGGCGCGGTCGCGGCCATTTTCCATATGATGAACCATGCGACGTTCAAGGCATCGCTGTTCATGGCGGCAGGCATCGTCGATCACGCAACCGGCACGCGGGACATGCGAAGGCTCGGTGGCCTCTTTCGCTTCATGCCGATCACCGCGACGCTGGCGATGGTCGCAAGCGCGTCGATGGCCGGCGTGCCGCTGTTGAACGGCTTCCTCTCGAAGGAGATGTTCTTCGCCGAAGCGATCGAAACCCATGTCCGGTCAGTCCTCGATACGGCGCAGCCCTATGTCGCGGTGGTCGCCAGCACCTTCGCGGTGACGTATTCGATCCGCTTCATCCACTCGGTGTTCTTTGGGCAAAAGCCTACGGACCTGCCGCATGAACCACATGAACCGCCGTTCTGGATGCGGTTTCCGATCCTGTTTCTCGTTCTCGCCTGTCTGATCGTCGGCATTGCGCCGTCGCTCACGATCGGTCCGTTCCTGGAGACGGCGGTCGTTGCCGTGCTGGGGCCGCAGACGCCGGCGTATAGCCTTGCCGTGTGGCATGGGCTCAATCTGCCGCTGATCATGAGTGCGGTCGCTCTGGTCATCGGCTGCCTGCTTTACGTCGCCATGAGGAATTATCTGCATCGCTCGGAAGAGGGGCCGCCGTTGCTGCGCGAACTCAACGGCCAGCGCATTTTCGAGCGGATCCTGGTCACGGTATCGTGGAAGTGGGCCCGCTCGATCGAGAGCATCGTTGGCACGCAACGTTTGCAGCCGCAGTTGCGGCTGCTGGTCGGGGCTGCGATCCTCGCCGCTTTGCTGCCGCTATACCGCGGTGGATTTGGCGGGGCCATGCCGACCTGGAGCGGGGCCGATCCCGTCCTGATGCTGGTCTGGATCATCGGGGCTTGCTGTGCCATCGGCGCCGCCTACCAGGCGAAGTATCACCGGCTGGTCGCGCTTATTCTGCTGGGCGGTGCCGGGCTTACGACCTGCATCACCTTCGTCTGGTTCTCCGCTCCGGACCTCGCATTGACTCAGTTGATGGTGGAGGTCGTGACCACCGTCTTGATCTTGCTCGGCCTGCGCTGGCTGCCGAAGCGTCAGGAAACGAGCGATGGCCAACCTGTGACGTGGAGAATGCGCGTGCGCCGGCATCGCGATCTTGCCATCGCGATCGCGGCCGGCGGCGGGCTTGGGCTGGTTGCCTTTGCCGTGATGACGCGCTCGTTGCCCGACACCATCGCCAGCTACTTCCTCGAGCACGCCTATACCGGCGGCGGCGGCCGCAATGTCGTGAACGTGATCCTGGTCGACTTCCGCGGCTTCGACACCATGGGCGAAATCACCGTGCTTGCGGTGGTGGCGCTCAGCGTTTTCGCGCTGCTGCGCCGTTTCCGGCCGGCTGCGGACAGCGTGGGTTCGCCCGAGCAGCAGCGTCGGCAGAACGCGTTCGACGAAGCGGCGCCGGATCGCAAGCCCGGCGATACGGTCAGCGATTATCTGCTCGTTCCCGCCGCATCCATGCAATGGCTGTTTCCCGTCATCGTCGTCCTCGCGGTGTATTTGTTCCTGCGCGGCCACGATCTTCCCGGCGGCGGCTTCTCTGCGGGCATCGCCATCGCGGCAGCCTTCATCCTGCAGTACATGGCGGCGGACGCTAAATGGGTGGAAGAAAGGCTGCGTGTGCTGCCGGTGAGCTGGATCGGATTGGGACTGCTGCTGGCGGCCGCGACCGGGCTTGGTTCGCTGCTGTTCGGCTATCCGTTCCTCACCTCGTATGCGCAGTACACGAACTTGCCGCTGATCGGCGCGGTGCCGACCGCGACCGCGCTCTTCTTCGATCTCGGCGTTCTCGGTCTCGTGGTGGGGGCGACAGTGCTGATGTTGATCGCGCTGGCGCACCAGTCGATCCGCAAGGGTCGCTCCGATCGGGTGCGCGAGGCGGCCGAGGAGGACGCGTAA
- a CDS encoding LysR family transcriptional regulator, producing MKIDLNLLPLFLAVAEEHNFRAAADRLGVTRSAVSQGIRRLEDAFDTALVMRTTRSVRLTEAGEHLVDALSRPLSDIGAALEGVAAESAPRGLLRIAATSIAEKFLSGPLIASFAAAHPGVTIDVTVTDEEFDIVAAGFDAGVRLGEVIEQDMIAIPITGDQREMVVAAPVYLATHGAPAHPRELVDHRCIGWRPAPNVAPYRWEFEENGVPFDVAVEPQITTNDLRLMIRTALAGGGITFALEETFRPFVEAGKLVPLLEDFLPPFPGIFLYFPQRRNMAPKMRALIEHVRGWR from the coding sequence ATGAAGATCGACCTCAACCTCCTGCCGTTGTTTCTCGCCGTGGCGGAAGAGCACAATTTCCGCGCCGCCGCCGATCGCCTCGGCGTGACTCGCTCGGCCGTCAGTCAGGGGATACGGCGGTTGGAGGATGCCTTTGACACCGCCCTTGTGATGCGCACGACACGTTCCGTGCGACTGACGGAAGCGGGCGAGCATCTGGTTGATGCGCTGTCGCGACCTCTTTCCGACATCGGTGCGGCACTCGAAGGCGTGGCCGCCGAGAGCGCGCCACGCGGTCTGCTCAGGATCGCCGCAACTTCGATTGCAGAGAAGTTTCTATCAGGGCCGCTCATCGCCTCGTTCGCAGCCGCCCACCCCGGGGTGACCATCGACGTCACGGTCACGGACGAGGAATTCGATATCGTCGCCGCCGGCTTTGACGCCGGCGTTAGGCTAGGCGAGGTCATCGAGCAGGACATGATCGCCATTCCCATAACCGGCGATCAGCGAGAAATGGTGGTCGCAGCCCCGGTCTATCTCGCCACCCACGGCGCACCGGCACACCCGCGCGAGCTTGTCGATCATCGCTGCATCGGCTGGCGCCCGGCACCGAACGTTGCGCCATATCGCTGGGAGTTCGAGGAGAATGGTGTGCCCTTCGACGTCGCGGTCGAACCACAGATCACCACCAATGATCTGCGCCTGATGATCCGCACCGCGCTCGCCGGAGGCGGCATCACCTTTGCGTTGGAAGAGACCTTCCGACCGTTTGTGGAAGCCGGGAAACTCGTGCCGCTGCTTGAAGATTTCCTGCCGCCCTTTCCCGGCATTTTTCTGTACTTTCCCCAACGTCGCAATATGGCGCCCAAGATGCGCGCCTTGATCGAACATGTACGAGGCTGGCGATAA
- a CDS encoding SDR family oxidoreductase — MDKIILITGASSGIGEGIARELGGAGATMLLGARRLKRVEAVAAEIREAGGVAEARMLDVSERQSMAAFAEAAVDMWGRIDVLINNAGVMPLSPLAAGKLDEWERMVDVNIKGVLWGIGAVLPVMEAQGGGQIINIGSIGALSVVPTAAVYCATKFAVRAISDGLRQESTNIRVTCVNPGVVESELASTITHQETMAVMDAYRAVALQPADIARAVRQVIEAPAGVDTSEITIRPTASRH; from the coding sequence ATGGACAAGATTATCCTGATTACCGGGGCGTCCAGCGGTATCGGCGAAGGTATTGCCAGGGAGCTTGGTGGGGCCGGCGCGACGATGTTGCTCGGCGCCCGACGCCTGAAGCGCGTCGAAGCCGTGGCGGCGGAAATCCGCGAGGCAGGCGGAGTCGCCGAGGCCCGAATGCTGGATGTCAGCGAGCGCCAGTCCATGGCCGCCTTCGCCGAAGCCGCCGTGGACATGTGGGGCCGCATCGACGTCCTGATCAATAATGCCGGCGTGATGCCGCTGTCGCCGCTCGCCGCCGGCAAGCTCGATGAATGGGAGCGCATGGTCGACGTCAACATCAAGGGCGTGCTCTGGGGGATCGGTGCGGTCCTGCCGGTCATGGAAGCACAGGGCGGCGGTCAGATCATCAATATCGGCTCCATTGGAGCGCTGTCGGTGGTGCCGACTGCCGCCGTCTATTGCGCGACCAAGTTTGCGGTCCGCGCGATCTCGGACGGGTTACGGCAGGAAAGCACGAACATCCGCGTCACCTGCGTCAATCCCGGCGTCGTGGAAAGCGAGCTTGCCTCGACCATCACGCATCAAGAGACGATGGCGGTGATGGACGCCTACCGCGCGGTTGCGCTCCAGCCTGCCGATATCGCACGCGCCGTCCGGCAGGTGATCGAAGCTCCTGCCGGCGTCGATACCAGCGAGATCACCATCCGACCGACCGCATCGCGCCATTGA
- a CDS encoding nuclear transport factor 2 family protein, producing MTFLLPIGNATAVARDLLIALAFIVAVTPAHARTAAVPTAEIEAQNEAIVRQAFEGWGAGRGNVFDLLSPNARWTIHGSGPVAGTYVGVEDFVQRASAPLVSRLASPLRPDVHHIWAAGDRVIIRFDASATTTSGAPYRNQFVWIFRMEDGSVVEAEAFLDLAAYQKVIDDNQPRKR from the coding sequence ATGACCTTTCTCCTGCCGATCGGAAATGCAACGGCCGTCGCCCGCGATCTGCTCATCGCTTTGGCGTTCATCGTCGCCGTCACGCCAGCGCACGCCAGGACCGCAGCTGTGCCGACTGCCGAAATCGAGGCGCAGAACGAAGCCATCGTTCGACAGGCTTTCGAAGGCTGGGGTGCCGGCCGGGGCAACGTCTTCGACCTTCTTTCCCCTAATGCCCGCTGGACGATTCATGGCTCCGGCCCGGTCGCCGGCACCTACGTCGGCGTCGAGGATTTCGTGCAGCGCGCTTCGGCCCCCCTCGTCAGCCGCCTCGCAAGTCCACTGAGGCCGGACGTGCATCATATCTGGGCCGCAGGTGACAGGGTCATCATCCGCTTCGACGCTTCAGCCACCACGACATCGGGAGCGCCCTACCGCAACCAGTTCGTCTGGATCTTTCGGATGGAAGATGGCTCGGTCGTCGAGGCTGAAGCCTTCCTCGACCTCGCCGCCTATCAGAAGGTCATCGACGACAACCAACCGCGCAAGCGGTAG
- a CDS encoding YdeI family protein: protein MTELRSGLPIVSFADQIALESWLAEQPSDSSGAWIRFRKKGSSVASVTKAQAIDSALCYGWIDGQLDKYDADSWLVRFTPRRPRSKWSDENRKRALELISAGRMQASGQLEIDKAMADGRWEAAYAPASKAEVPPDLQTALDANPKAAAFFATLTGANRYAILYRIGAVKKAETRARKIRDFVGMLERGETVHG, encoded by the coding sequence ATGACTGAATTGCGTTCTGGCCTTCCGATAGTTTCATTTGCGGATCAAATTGCACTGGAGAGCTGGTTGGCGGAGCAACCGAGCGATTCCAGCGGTGCTTGGATTAGATTTCGTAAGAAGGGTTCGAGCGTCGCAAGCGTCACCAAAGCTCAGGCGATCGACAGTGCCCTTTGCTATGGCTGGATCGACGGCCAACTCGACAAGTACGACGCTGATAGCTGGTTGGTTCGCTTTACCCCGCGCCGACCGCGCAGCAAGTGGTCGGATGAAAATCGGAAACGCGCGCTGGAACTGATCTCAGCGGGGCGCATGCAGGCGTCTGGACAGTTGGAAATTGATAAAGCGATGGCAGATGGCAGATGGGAAGCAGCGTATGCACCAGCGAGCAAAGCTGAGGTTCCACCGGATTTGCAGACCGCGCTCGATGCGAACCCGAAGGCCGCAGCTTTCTTCGCTACGCTCACTGGCGCTAACCGATATGCGATCTTGTATCGGATTGGTGCGGTGAAGAAGGCTGAGACCAGAGCCCGAAAAATTAGGGACTTCGTAGGTATGCTAGAACGCGGAGAAACCGTTCACGGCTGA
- a CDS encoding antibiotic biosynthesis monooxygenase, with product MNPERSGAQPKIARIWRGRTTAARADAYAAYLYEHGIKPLEQKALGVQMLREDREGESEFVTISYWESVEAMSRFAGSDPRRIHHLDRDAEFLIALPEAVQILKIAASSGRTG from the coding sequence ATGAATCCGGAACGGAGCGGTGCGCAGCCGAAGATCGCACGCATCTGGCGCGGACGGACCACCGCAGCGCGCGCCGACGCCTACGCGGCTTATCTCTATGAGCACGGCATCAAGCCGCTGGAGCAGAAGGCGCTTGGCGTCCAGATGCTGCGGGAGGACCGCGAGGGCGAGAGCGAGTTCGTCACCATCTCCTACTGGGAGAGCGTCGAGGCAATGTCGCGGTTCGCAGGCAGCGATCCCCGCCGCATTCATCATCTTGATCGCGATGCGGAGTTCCTGATCGCCCTGCCTGAGGCGGTGCAGATCCTCAAGATCGCCGCAAGCTCCGGCCGGACCGGCTGA
- a CDS encoding ROK family protein: MADEPSTAGIGKHGADRLPSVDIDSYNIELRDDEGFVGDRASKGAFHAIVENWRKPLRKAGDDPFGNKSSEELSKSELDEILAGDDAEATAVVLGAVEEFAQELAHVTRRFLKTKAWKGTEAIVVGGGFRLSRIGEIAIARAGLILKADGEKVVLVPIRHHPDEAGLIGCLHLGPSWIFEAYDTILAVDIGGTNIRCGVVESRQDKAPDLSKARVWKSQLWRHADDEPTRGNAVKKLAKMLKELIKQAEDETFKLAPFIGVSCPGVINVDGSIEKGAQNLPGNWESSKFNLPAALVEAIPEIGGHDTTVLMHNDGVVQGLSEVPFMQTFKRWGVLTIGTGLGNARFTMRKIKAKEKGKDEREKEKA; encoded by the coding sequence ATGGCTGACGAACCATCAACCGCCGGAATCGGCAAGCACGGAGCCGACCGGCTGCCCTCGGTGGACATCGACAGCTACAATATCGAGCTGCGGGACGATGAGGGTTTCGTCGGCGACCGTGCCAGCAAGGGCGCTTTCCACGCCATCGTCGAGAACTGGCGCAAGCCGTTGCGCAAGGCGGGCGATGATCCGTTTGGCAACAAATCCTCCGAGGAACTCAGCAAAAGCGAACTCGACGAGATCCTGGCCGGCGACGACGCCGAGGCGACGGCGGTCGTGCTTGGCGCCGTCGAGGAGTTTGCCCAGGAACTCGCCCATGTCACGCGGCGGTTTCTGAAGACCAAAGCCTGGAAAGGCACGGAGGCGATCGTGGTCGGCGGCGGCTTCCGCCTCAGCCGGATCGGCGAGATCGCCATTGCCCGGGCCGGCCTGATCCTGAAAGCCGACGGCGAAAAAGTGGTGCTGGTTCCGATCCGTCATCATCCCGACGAAGCCGGGCTGATCGGCTGCCTGCATCTCGGGCCGTCATGGATTTTCGAGGCCTACGACACGATTCTGGCGGTCGACATCGGCGGCACCAACATTCGTTGCGGCGTTGTTGAATCGCGGCAGGACAAGGCCCCGGACCTGTCGAAGGCGCGGGTGTGGAAGTCGCAGCTCTGGCGCCATGCGGACGATGAGCCGACGCGGGGAAACGCGGTGAAGAAGTTGGCGAAAATGCTCAAGGAACTGATCAAGCAGGCTGAAGATGAGACGTTCAAGCTCGCACCATTCATCGGCGTGTCGTGTCCGGGCGTGATCAATGTGGACGGTTCGATCGAAAAGGGCGCGCAGAACCTTCCCGGCAACTGGGAGAGCAGCAAGTTCAACCTGCCGGCGGCCCTGGTTGAGGCGATCCCTGAGATCGGCGGCCATGATACGACAGTGCTGATGCACAATGACGGCGTGGTGCAGGGGTTGAGCGAAGTGCCGTTCATGCAGACGTTCAAGCGCTGGGGCGTGCTCACGATCGGCACCGGTCTCGGCAATGCGCGCTTCACCATGCGCAAGATCAAGGCCAAGGAAAAGGGCAAGGACGAGCGCGAGAAGGAAAAGGCCTGA
- the rplU gene encoding 50S ribosomal protein L21 encodes MFAVIKTGGRQYRVVPDDVLEIGKIAGDVGTIVQLGEVLVVGGDTPVLGAPTVAGASVAAEVLDHKRGAKVIAFKKRRRKNSRRKRGYRDEITVIRVTEILTDGKAPSVGPRPKKEKAPVEAKTADGDTPAKKAPAKKASGETKAKAPAKKAAAKKPSKEQEA; translated from the coding sequence ATGTTCGCAGTCATCAAAACCGGCGGCCGCCAGTACCGCGTCGTGCCGGATGATGTGCTTGAGATTGGCAAGATCGCCGGCGATGTCGGTACGATCGTGCAGCTGGGTGAAGTTCTCGTCGTGGGCGGCGATACGCCGGTGCTCGGTGCACCGACCGTAGCCGGCGCGTCGGTGGCAGCGGAAGTGCTGGACCACAAGCGCGGCGCCAAGGTGATCGCGTTCAAGAAGCGCCGCCGCAAGAATTCGCGCCGCAAGCGCGGCTACCGCGACGAGATCACGGTGATCCGCGTCACCGAGATCCTGACCGACGGCAAGGCGCCTTCGGTGGGCCCGCGCCCGAAGAAGGAAAAGGCTCCGGTCGAGGCGAAGACCGCTGATGGCGACACGCCTGCGAAGAAGGCGCCAGCCAAGAAGGCTTCCGGCGAGACGAAGGCGAAGGCACCGGCCAAGAAGGCCGCCGCCAAGAAGCCCTCAAAAGAGCAGGAAGCGTAA
- the rpmA gene encoding 50S ribosomal protein L27, producing MAHKKAGGSSRNGRDSAGKRLGIKTFGGEHVVPGNIIARQRGTQWHPGVNVGMGTDHTLFAKAEGHVVFRTKGKGRTYVSVIPMVEAAE from the coding sequence ATGGCTCATAAAAAGGCAGGCGGTTCGTCGCGCAACGGGCGCGATTCAGCCGGCAAGCGCCTCGGCATCAAGACGTTCGGCGGCGAACACGTCGTTCCGGGCAACATCATCGCGCGCCAGCGCGGCACCCAGTGGCATCCCGGCGTCAACGTCGGCATGGGCACCGATCATACCCTTTTTGCGAAAGCAGAAGGTCATGTCGTGTTCCGTACCAAAGGCAAGGGCCGTACCTACGTATCGGTCATTCCGATGGTTGAGGCGGCAGAGTAA
- a CDS encoding GNAT family N-acetyltransferase — translation MLLERPSPIFDETCRVVLETERLELRRPTLADVKAIARLANDRRVAQNTARIPFPYSQTDAERFVHSVAAQPRDTTFLITRLGDPLGVAAIDIGRGGCPELGYWLGVPYWGQGYATEAARAMIDYAFEAFGHGELRAGARVVNPASRRVLEKCGFQWTGVELRKIVSLGSSTPVDRFRLDRGVWSSLKSWRDAYRRRSCSGAEQRA, via the coding sequence ATGTTGCTGGAGAGACCATCCCCCATCTTCGATGAGACGTGTCGCGTCGTCCTCGAGACCGAGCGGCTTGAATTGCGCAGGCCGACGCTCGCGGACGTAAAAGCAATCGCGCGCCTCGCGAACGATCGCCGCGTTGCACAGAATACGGCACGAATTCCGTTTCCCTATTCGCAGACCGACGCGGAACGCTTCGTTCATTCCGTCGCAGCGCAACCGCGCGATACCACCTTTTTGATCACCCGACTCGGCGATCCGCTCGGCGTCGCAGCGATCGATATCGGACGCGGCGGCTGTCCCGAACTGGGCTACTGGCTCGGCGTCCCCTATTGGGGACAGGGCTATGCCACCGAAGCCGCGCGCGCGATGATCGACTATGCGTTCGAGGCCTTCGGCCACGGCGAGTTGCGCGCCGGCGCCCGCGTCGTCAACCCCGCCTCGCGCCGGGTGCTGGAGAAGTGCGGCTTCCAGTGGACCGGCGTCGAACTGCGCAAGATCGTCTCGCTTGGCTCCTCGACGCCGGTGGATCGCTTCCGCCTCGACCGCGGCGTCTGGTCGTCGCTGAAGAGCTGGCGCGATGCATACCGGCGACGATCGTGCTCGGGCGCGGAGCAGCGCGCTTAG
- a CDS encoding DMT family transporter has translation MTILPSQGSRVGRLQSAALPSTVTAGILLMLASITLYSCLDALAKWTVTVYAAAQFLLIRSTTSIAVLLPFVARNNFAALRNVPRPGLQVARVALSITEVMLFFTAVYYLPLAETITCYLSSPIIVVALSALFLGEKVGWRRWLAVLAGFIGVVIAMRPEAASISFGALIALAGAFCSAVLMIVTRQLRGTSQTFLAFSQISGTLLFGAVVAPFQWVTPQWPHVGIFLVAGIVSVVALLCVNRALMLAPASVLAPFKFTAILWAALFGYLAFGDVPRLTTIVGAAIIVSAGLYIFMRERKLAREEPVVTPQPA, from the coding sequence ATGACGATTCTTCCGTCGCAGGGTTCGCGCGTCGGCCGCCTGCAATCGGCAGCTCTGCCATCGACGGTCACGGCCGGCATTCTCCTGATGCTGGCGAGCATCACACTGTACTCCTGTCTCGATGCGCTGGCGAAGTGGACGGTCACCGTCTACGCCGCCGCGCAGTTTCTGCTGATCCGCAGCACCACCTCGATCGCGGTGCTGCTGCCGTTCGTCGCGCGCAACAACTTCGCCGCGCTTCGCAACGTGCCGCGGCCGGGCCTGCAGGTAGCGCGCGTGGCGCTGTCGATTACCGAGGTGATGCTGTTCTTCACCGCGGTCTACTATCTGCCGCTCGCCGAGACGATCACCTGCTACCTGTCGTCGCCGATCATCGTCGTCGCGCTTTCGGCGCTGTTCCTCGGCGAGAAAGTCGGCTGGCGGCGCTGGCTTGCGGTGCTGGCCGGCTTCATCGGCGTCGTCATTGCGATGCGACCGGAGGCGGCATCGATCTCGTTCGGGGCGCTGATCGCGCTGGCAGGCGCGTTCTGCTCGGCCGTGCTGATGATCGTCACCCGGCAGCTCCGGGGAACGTCGCAGACGTTCCTCGCCTTCAGCCAGATCAGCGGCACGTTGCTGTTCGGCGCCGTCGTTGCGCCGTTCCAGTGGGTGACGCCGCAGTGGCCGCATGTCGGCATCTTCCTCGTCGCGGGCATCGTCAGCGTCGTGGCGCTGCTGTGCGTCAACCGCGCCCTGATGCTGGCACCGGCCAGCGTGCTGGCGCCGTTCAAGTTCACGGCGATCCTGTGGGCGGCCCTGTTCGGCTATCTCGCCTTTGGCGACGTCCCGCGGCTGACGACGATCGTCGGTGCCGCGATCATCGTCAGCGCGGGGCTGTACATCTTCATGCGCGAGCGCAAGCTTGCGCGCGAGGAGCCGGTGGTGACGCCGCAGCCCGCCTAA
- a CDS encoding GNAT family N-acetyltransferase, whose amino-acid sequence MPLLDDTLTIPTQRLLLRPLRHPDAAPLFALFNSWPVIRYLSSPPWPYRLADAEWFVAAATTHDPELAEEVRAITHSDALIGVIGVRQREAGSLQRGAGPNIGYWIGEPYWGRGFMTETVRAFVQHIFKSSDADAIYSGAFAENVASLRVQEKVGFVRDGDTTLYAKPRGGDFPHVNTVLTRTRFEQQQTP is encoded by the coding sequence ATGCCCCTGCTCGACGACACCCTCACCATCCCGACGCAACGTCTGCTGCTGCGCCCCTTGCGGCATCCTGACGCTGCGCCGCTGTTCGCGCTGTTCAACAGCTGGCCCGTGATCCGCTACCTGTCGTCGCCGCCGTGGCCTTACAGGCTGGCCGACGCCGAATGGTTCGTGGCCGCGGCGACGACCCACGATCCGGAGCTGGCCGAGGAGGTCCGCGCCATCACCCATAGCGACGCGCTGATCGGGGTGATCGGCGTCCGCCAGCGCGAGGCCGGGAGCCTCCAGCGCGGCGCCGGCCCCAATATCGGCTACTGGATCGGAGAACCTTACTGGGGACGGGGGTTTATGACCGAAACCGTCCGCGCTTTCGTTCAACATATCTTCAAGTCGAGCGATGCGGATGCTATCTATTCTGGTGCCTTCGCCGAGAATGTGGCTTCGCTACGGGTTCAGGAGAAGGTGGGGTTCGTCCGCGACGGCGACACGACCCTTTACGCGAAGCCGCGCGGCGGCGACTTCCCGCACGTCAATACGGTGTTGACGCGCACCCGATTCGAACAGCAGCAGACGCCATGA